Within the Senegalia massiliensis genome, the region TTATAATGATAGCTTTAGTAAATGATGAGCCTAAAGTACTTACACTTAAGCAAATATTAAATCATTATTTAGAACATCAAAAAGATGTTATAACTAGAAGAACTAAATATGAATTAGATAAAGCAGAAGCAAGAGCTCATATTTTAGAAGGTTTAAAAATAGCATTAGATAATATTGATGAAGTAATAAAATTAATCAGAGGAAGTAAAAATGCACCTGAAGCAAAAGAAGGATTAATATCTAAATTTGGTCTTACTGAAATTCAAGCACAAGCTATATTAGATATGAGACTTCAAAAATTAACAGGACTTGAAAGAGATAAAATAGAAGAAGAGTACAATGATTTAATAAAAGAAATAAATAGACTAAAAGAAATACTTGCAAATGAAAGACTAATATACAAAATTGTAAAAGATGAAATATTAGAAATAAGAGACAAATATGGTGATGATAGAAGAACAGAAATCAAAAATTCTGTAGATGAAATTAATATAGCAGATATGATAGATGAAGAAAATATCGTAATAACACTTACACATTTTGGTTATATTAAAAGATTACCAGAAGACACATATAAATTGCAACATAGAGGTGGAAGAGGAGTTACAGGTCTTACTACAAGAGATGAAGATTTTGTAGAAGACATACTAATAACATCGACTCATGATAATTTATTGTTCTTTACAAGTAAAGGAAAAGTTTATACACTAAGAGCCTTTGAAATTCCTGAAGCTAAAAGACAGGCTAAAGGAACAGCAGTAGTTAATCTTCTTCAATTAGAAGCTGGCGAAACAATAAAATCAATAATACCAATAAAAGAATTTAAGGAAGATAATTATCTTATATTTGCAACTCAAAATGGTTTAGTTAAAAAGACTAATGTAAATCAATTTGAATCTATAAGAAAAAGTGGTCTTATTGCTATAAATCTGAAAGAAGATGATGAACTTATATCTGTTAAAAAGACTAATGGTGAAAGTGATATAATAGTTACTACAATCTTTGGTATGTCTATAAGATTTAATGAAAAAGATGTAAGAGATATGGGTAGAGCAGCTATGGGAGTTAAAGCCATTTCATTAAATAGAGAAGATAAAGTAATATCTATGAATCTTGTAGAAGAAGGAACTGATTTACTTGTAATAAGTGAAAAAGGTTTTGGAAAAAGAACAGATTTAAATGAGTATAGAACTCAAACTAGAGGTGGGAAAGGAATAAAGACTTATAATATAAAACCTCACACTGGAGATGTAGTAGGAGCTAGAGTTGTAAACAAAGAAGATGAAATAATGATAATTAGTTATTTAGGTATAATAATAAGACTCAAAATAGCTGGTATATCTCAAATGGGAAGAACTACACAAGGTGTTAAAATCATGAAAGTTGATAAAGATGATAGAGTTGTGTCCATAGCAAAAGTAATGAATGAAGAAATAGAAGATAAATAAAGTTTATTTTTAAAATTATAGGGTATAAAGGATAAAGCGAGTTGAAATTTTGCTTTATCCTTTTTATAATGGGACTAAGGGTAAATAAATTTGGAGGAGGATTTATAATGGCATTAAATGTAGACAAATCATATAACGAAGAGAAAGAATCATGGGTATTAAAACCACAAGGAGAAATAGATATATATACAGCTCCTAAATTCAAAGAAATATTATTAAATGTTATAGAATCTAAAGAAAGTGATATAATAATAGATGGAGAAAAGTTAGAATATATAGATTCTACAGGACTAGGTGTTTTAATAAGTGGATTAAAAAAACTGAAAAAAACTGAAAAAAATATAATGATAATAAATCTACGCCCTAACATAGTTAAACTATTTGAAATTACAGGATTAAACAAAGTCTTTGTAGTTAAGGGGGTGTAAAAGTGGAAGATTTAAAGTTTGATGCAATAGATAATGGAAAAGAAAATGTAGATCATATAAAATTAAGTATGCCTAACAAAGCTGAATATGTAAGCCTTATAAGACTTACAGCTTCTTCAATTGCAAATCGTATAGGGTTTAATATTGATGAAATTGATGATATAAAAGTAGCTATAGGTGAAGCTTGTACAAATGCAATAAGACATGGATGTAAAAATATAAATGACACATATGATATAGAATTTTTTGCTCACAAAGATAAAATTGAGATACAAATAAAAGATACAGGAAAAGAAAATGCCAACGTGTGTATAAAAGAGCCTAATATAGAAGAATTATCAGAAGGTGGACTAGGTTTATTTATAATAAGAACACTAATGGATGATGTTAAAATAAAAACCACAGAAGGCAAAGGTACAATTATTCGTATGATGAAAATGTTAGGGGTAGATTAATATGGCAAATAAAAACTCTGCCACAAAATCATATAATGCAGATGATGAAAAAGTAGATGTTAAGAAACTATTTAAAATATATGCTGAAACTAATGATAAGGAAGTCAGAGATGATCTTATAAATAGACACCTTTATATAGCAGAAATATTATCAAAAAAATATGCTAATAGAGGTATAGATTTTGATGATATTTATCAGGTAGCATGTTTAGGTTTGATTTATGCTATAGACAGATATGATTTGGAAAAAGGATATGAATTTTCTAGTTTTGCAACTCCTACAATAATAGGTGAAATAAAAAAATATTTTAGAGATAAAGGTTGGTCTATAAGAGTTCCGAGAAGGATACAAGAGCTATCAAAGAAAATAAATAATGCAAAATTATTATTAAGCCAACAATTACAAAAAACTCCTACTGTTGGTGATATAGCTGAGTATTTAAATGCTACAGAAGAAGAAGTATTAGAAGCTATGGAGGCAAGTAAAGTTTATACACCTCATTCATTAGATGCTTCTCTTGATTCAGATAGAGAAGATAAAGATGTAAGCTTAGCAGCGTTAATAGGAGAAGAAGATCATCATTTACTTAAAATAGAAAACAGGGACTTTCTATTAGATACTATTGAGAAATTGAATGATATAGAAAAGAAAATAATAAAAGATAGATATTTTAATAGGAAAACTCAAATAGCAATAGCAGAAGAAATTGGTATGAGTCAAATGACTATATCTAGATTAGAAAAGAAAATAATACAAAAGTTTAGAAAAGAATTAAATAAGATTTATGCAGAATAAATTTGGGGTTAATTCCCCTTTTTTAAAATTATTCTTGACAAGTATATATATCTTTGATATAGTACTAAGAGTCGTCAGGAAAGCTTGTCTTTCTAAAGAGAAAAAAGAATTTGAAAGAAAGTAAAAAAAGTTCTTGACAAGTTACTTAAAACCTGATATAGTATTAAGAGTCGCCAGCAAACAGC harbors:
- a CDS encoding ATP-binding protein, yielding MEDLKFDAIDNGKENVDHIKLSMPNKAEYVSLIRLTASSIANRIGFNIDEIDDIKVAIGEACTNAIRHGCKNINDTYDIEFFAHKDKIEIQIKDTGKENANVCIKEPNIEELSEGGLGLFIIRTLMDDVKIKTTEGKGTIIRMMKMLGVD
- the gyrA gene encoding DNA gyrase subunit A; the protein is MNEENNNIVPINIEDEMKTSYLDYAMSVIVSRALPDVRDGLKPVHRRIIYSMNGLGLTPEKPHKKSARIVGDVLGKYHPHGDSAVYDAMVRLAQDFSTRYPLVDGHGNFGSVDGDGAAAMRYTEAKMSKITVEMLRDIGKNTIDYRPNFDEELEEPIVLPSRFPNLLVNGTNGIAVGMATSIPPHNLREVIDAVVMLIDNPEAELKDIMTKIKGPDFPTGATITGKEAIKEAYRTGRGKVKVRAKTTIEPMKNNKNRIIVTEIPYQVNKAKLIEKIAHLVRDKKLEGISDLRDESDRNGMRIVIELKRDANPNVVLNNLYKHTQMQDTYSLIMIALVNDEPKVLTLKQILNHYLEHQKDVITRRTKYELDKAEARAHILEGLKIALDNIDEVIKLIRGSKNAPEAKEGLISKFGLTEIQAQAILDMRLQKLTGLERDKIEEEYNDLIKEINRLKEILANERLIYKIVKDEILEIRDKYGDDRRTEIKNSVDEINIADMIDEENIVITLTHFGYIKRLPEDTYKLQHRGGRGVTGLTTRDEDFVEDILITSTHDNLLFFTSKGKVYTLRAFEIPEAKRQAKGTAVVNLLQLEAGETIKSIIPIKEFKEDNYLIFATQNGLVKKTNVNQFESIRKSGLIAINLKEDDELISVKKTNGESDIIVTTIFGMSIRFNEKDVRDMGRAAMGVKAISLNREDKVISMNLVEEGTDLLVISEKGFGKRTDLNEYRTQTRGGKGIKTYNIKPHTGDVVGARVVNKEDEIMIISYLGIIIRLKIAGISQMGRTTQGVKIMKVDKDDRVVSIAKVMNEEIEDK
- a CDS encoding SigB/SigF/SigG family RNA polymerase sigma factor produces the protein MANKNSATKSYNADDEKVDVKKLFKIYAETNDKEVRDDLINRHLYIAEILSKKYANRGIDFDDIYQVACLGLIYAIDRYDLEKGYEFSSFATPTIIGEIKKYFRDKGWSIRVPRRIQELSKKINNAKLLLSQQLQKTPTVGDIAEYLNATEEEVLEAMEASKVYTPHSLDASLDSDREDKDVSLAALIGEEDHHLLKIENRDFLLDTIEKLNDIEKKIIKDRYFNRKTQIAIAEEIGMSQMTISRLEKKIIQKFRKELNKIYAE
- a CDS encoding STAS domain-containing protein, coding for MALNVDKSYNEEKESWVLKPQGEIDIYTAPKFKEILLNVIESKESDIIIDGEKLEYIDSTGLGVLISGLKKLKKTEKNIMIINLRPNIVKLFEITGLNKVFVVKGV